The following are encoded in a window of Telmatobacter sp. DSM 110680 genomic DNA:
- a CDS encoding VWA domain-containing protein, with translation MRRLAALLLASIFAISSTAQQIGQNRSGDAQDNYTMSVKVQLVVEAVVVKDKQGNPVHGLTAKDFTLTEDNVPQTIKFCEHQDLAEIAKPLPPSKRSDEDLKIYKRLAREKIAPETTDNERYKNRRLLALYFDMSAMRPADQLRALQAAEQFIRTQMTSVDLVSLMRYNAGSVDILQDFTQDRDRLLSILETLIVGEGQESAEEVDDASSADTGAAFGQDDSEFNIFNTDRQLSALQTASRMLGQLNEKKSLIYFAGGMRLNGVDNQAQMHATVDAAIKAGVTIWAIDARGLVAQAPLGDATQGSQGNSGVYTGAAANAVTANFQYSQDTLYSLAADTGGKALLDTNDLDHGIVQAQDSIGDYYIIGYYTTNPARNGRFRRVKIALSQNLEAKLDYRQGYYADKEFTKFTAVDKERQLEDALMLEDPVTELSIAMEVDHFQINRAEYFVPIVVKIPGRELALAKRGGAEHTLIDFVGEIKDMVGGTTVSNVRDFVNIKLSDATAAELAHRPIEYDTGFTLLPGKYMIKFLARDDETGRIGTYQTTFVIPNLNKEDKRVPISSVVLSSQRVELKNALYDAAKAKDRAKDDAVNPLVQDGKKLVPSVTRVFNQNRDIYVYLQAYKPPPPAASGTMPTTPQPATQPLMAFVTLYSNGAEALKTQPIAVAPNSATRLGITPLNFDLSAASLKPGQYECQVTVLDPATSKAAFWRAPIVIAQ, from the coding sequence ATGCGTAGACTCGCCGCGCTACTTCTCGCATCTATCTTCGCTATATCCTCCACTGCGCAGCAGATCGGACAGAATCGCTCCGGCGATGCACAGGACAACTACACCATGTCGGTTAAGGTGCAGCTTGTCGTCGAAGCAGTCGTCGTCAAAGACAAGCAGGGCAATCCCGTTCACGGCCTCACGGCGAAAGACTTCACCCTCACCGAAGACAACGTGCCACAGACCATCAAGTTCTGCGAGCATCAAGATCTCGCCGAAATCGCGAAGCCATTGCCTCCATCCAAACGCAGCGATGAGGATCTGAAGATCTACAAGCGGCTGGCGCGTGAAAAGATCGCGCCAGAAACCACCGACAACGAGCGCTACAAGAACCGCCGGCTGCTCGCGCTCTATTTCGACATGTCGGCCATGCGACCCGCTGACCAGTTGCGCGCCCTGCAGGCTGCTGAGCAGTTTATTCGCACCCAGATGACGTCAGTGGATCTCGTATCCCTCATGCGCTACAACGCTGGATCTGTCGATATCCTGCAGGACTTCACACAGGATCGCGATCGTCTGCTCAGTATTCTCGAGACGTTGATCGTGGGCGAAGGCCAGGAATCAGCCGAAGAAGTGGATGACGCGAGCAGCGCCGACACCGGCGCGGCTTTCGGCCAAGACGATAGCGAATTCAACATCTTCAATACAGACCGGCAGCTTTCCGCCCTGCAGACAGCTTCCCGGATGCTTGGCCAACTCAACGAAAAGAAGTCGCTCATTTATTTTGCCGGCGGAATGCGGCTCAACGGAGTCGACAACCAGGCCCAGATGCATGCCACTGTCGACGCGGCGATTAAAGCCGGGGTCACGATCTGGGCCATTGATGCCCGAGGACTTGTGGCGCAGGCCCCGCTCGGCGATGCAACTCAGGGCTCTCAGGGTAATTCCGGCGTTTACACAGGCGCCGCCGCGAACGCGGTGACGGCCAACTTCCAGTACTCGCAGGACACGCTCTACTCGCTCGCTGCCGATACCGGCGGAAAGGCTCTGCTCGATACGAACGACCTCGATCACGGAATCGTACAGGCGCAAGATTCGATCGGCGACTACTACATCATCGGCTACTACACCACTAATCCTGCACGCAACGGCCGCTTCCGTCGGGTGAAGATTGCGCTCAGCCAGAACCTCGAAGCCAAGCTCGACTACCGCCAGGGCTACTATGCCGACAAGGAATTCACTAAATTCACGGCCGTAGATAAAGAGCGCCAGCTTGAGGACGCACTGATGCTCGAAGATCCGGTCACAGAGCTCTCCATCGCCATGGAGGTCGACCACTTCCAGATCAATCGCGCGGAATACTTTGTTCCCATTGTCGTCAAGATTCCCGGTCGCGAACTCGCCCTGGCCAAACGCGGCGGAGCCGAACACACGCTCATCGACTTCGTCGGCGAAATTAAAGACATGGTCGGCGGCACAACCGTTTCAAATGTGCGCGACTTTGTGAACATCAAGCTCTCCGACGCGACAGCAGCAGAGCTCGCCCATCGTCCTATCGAATACGACACGGGCTTCACGCTGTTACCGGGCAAGTACATGATCAAATTTCTGGCCCGCGATGACGAGACTGGGCGCATCGGAACCTATCAAACAACGTTCGTAATTCCGAATCTCAATAAGGAAGACAAACGAGTTCCCATCAGTTCCGTTGTTCTCAGCAGCCAGCGCGTTGAGCTGAAGAATGCGCTCTACGATGCAGCCAAAGCTAAGGACCGCGCCAAGGACGATGCGGTAAATCCGCTCGTGCAGGACGGCAAAAAGCTGGTCCCCAGTGTGACCCGCGTCTTCAACCAGAATCGGGACATTTACGTCTACCTTCAGGCCTACAAACCTCCTCCTCCTGCGGCTTCCGGCACCATGCCAACTACGCCGCAGCCAGCCACACAGCCGCTTATGGCATTTGTAACGCTGTACTCCAATGGCGCTGAAGCATTGAAGACGCAGCCGATCGCAGTTGCGCCGAACTCTGCGACGCGCCTTGGTATAACTCCTTTGAACTTCGACCTCAGCGCCGCCAGCCTCAAACCGGGCCAATACGAATGCCAGGTCACAGTTCTCGATCCCGCGACTAGCAAAGCCGCTTTCTGGCGCGCTCCGATAGTCATCGCACAGTAA
- a CDS encoding M56 family metallopeptidase — MTEGFFAPAWTPPLIAAVINHLWQSTFLVLVAWMLTLTLRPNPARVRYVIWMIASLKFLFPFALLGGLGARWATPHMVSQSAPSLSVIVEQISQPFHAVRIPPAGAATVTLPDRSSHVMWMLFVAVWICGFVTMLARWIVRWRHAARMARNAEPIADGREFDALRLAERNAKIERPIPLVFSPTEVEPGIFGIRRPVLIWPAGLSQHLDDAQIEAIMSHEVEHVSRRDNLSAAIHALVEALFWFHPVVRWMGTKLNEERERACDERVLERNALPEAYADSILKVCAYCLEPPSPCVSGISGADLKDRILRIMAKRSGTALNSWRKIALASVAILALAMPIGIGVVHGQAAAGETSNSAHTPANSAELPKYDVASIKPYKADDRRVRMMLTPDGVSLQGAPMRLLLPQALGVEEDRILGEPAWVKSVRYDIEAKVEPDNAPKLKDLKVEQRNAMMLQLLVDRFNLKYHYEQRELPMYALVVAKDGLKMKQTKADQDDPGANAPRPGDAPRPGDGGPPQGRHMMTMNPGHLESTGTSIDMLAHVLSRQLGRTVVDKTGLTGEYDFALDYTPDNIPMPPHGSSDGGRQPEMQPDQGKPSLFTAVEEQLGLKLEATKGMVDVIVIDHIDPPTEN, encoded by the coding sequence ATGACCGAAGGATTCTTTGCGCCTGCATGGACCCCGCCGCTGATCGCTGCTGTGATCAATCATCTCTGGCAATCGACGTTTCTGGTTCTGGTCGCGTGGATGTTAACCCTCACGCTGCGACCTAATCCCGCGCGCGTTCGTTACGTAATCTGGATGATCGCTTCGCTCAAGTTTCTGTTCCCATTTGCCCTCTTGGGCGGCCTTGGCGCACGCTGGGCCACGCCTCACATGGTTTCTCAATCCGCTCCTTCGCTCTCCGTCATCGTTGAGCAGATTAGCCAGCCATTCCACGCGGTGCGGATTCCCCCCGCCGGCGCTGCCACAGTCACTCTGCCGGATCGCTCATCCCACGTGATGTGGATGTTATTTGTTGCAGTGTGGATTTGCGGGTTCGTCACAATGCTTGCCAGATGGATTGTGCGTTGGCGGCATGCTGCAAGAATGGCACGAAATGCCGAGCCTATTGCCGACGGCCGCGAATTCGATGCTCTGCGCCTCGCAGAGCGTAACGCGAAGATTGAGCGGCCAATTCCGCTGGTCTTTTCACCAACCGAAGTGGAGCCGGGAATCTTTGGGATACGCAGGCCGGTATTGATTTGGCCGGCTGGCCTCTCTCAACATCTCGACGATGCGCAGATTGAAGCCATCATGTCTCACGAGGTCGAACACGTCTCCCGCCGCGACAACTTAAGCGCTGCAATTCACGCACTGGTCGAGGCTCTCTTCTGGTTTCACCCGGTGGTGCGATGGATGGGCACGAAGCTGAACGAAGAACGCGAGCGTGCATGCGATGAGCGTGTGCTGGAGCGTAATGCGCTTCCTGAAGCCTATGCTGACAGCATTCTCAAAGTCTGCGCATACTGCCTTGAGCCACCGAGCCCCTGCGTTTCCGGCATTTCCGGAGCAGATCTGAAAGACCGCATCCTGCGAATCATGGCCAAACGATCGGGAACAGCTCTAAACTCCTGGAGAAAAATCGCGCTTGCGTCTGTAGCTATTCTCGCGCTGGCAATGCCCATTGGAATCGGAGTGGTGCACGGACAAGCTGCAGCAGGTGAAACCAGCAACTCAGCGCACACTCCGGCAAACTCCGCAGAACTCCCAAAGTACGATGTGGCCAGCATCAAGCCGTACAAAGCCGACGACCGGCGGGTCAGGATGATGCTCACTCCTGACGGAGTGTCCCTTCAAGGGGCGCCAATGCGATTACTACTCCCGCAAGCGCTTGGCGTTGAAGAAGACCGCATTCTGGGCGAACCCGCATGGGTCAAGTCAGTTCGCTATGACATCGAAGCCAAGGTTGAGCCAGACAACGCGCCAAAGCTCAAGGACCTGAAGGTAGAACAACGCAATGCGATGATGTTGCAACTGCTCGTGGACCGGTTCAATCTGAAGTATCACTACGAGCAGAGGGAATTGCCGATGTATGCCCTCGTGGTGGCCAAAGACGGATTGAAGATGAAGCAGACCAAGGCTGATCAGGATGATCCCGGCGCGAATGCACCGCGGCCGGGCGATGCGCCGAGACCGGGCGATGGCGGGCCGCCACAGGGCAGACACATGATGACGATGAATCCCGGTCACCTTGAGTCTACGGGCACGTCCATCGATATGCTGGCACATGTGCTCTCGCGCCAACTGGGCAGGACGGTAGTCGATAAGACAGGGCTGACTGGCGAATACGATTTTGCGTTGGATTACACACCGGATAACATTCCGATGCCCCCTCATGGTTCGTCGGATGGTGGACGACAGCCTGAGATGCAGCCCGACCAGGGAAAGCCGTCGCTCTTCACCGCTGTTGAAGAGCAGCTTGGGTTAAAGCTCGAGGCAACAAAAGGCATGGTAGACGTGATCGTGATTGATCACATCGATCCGCCGACAGAGAATTGA
- a CDS encoding carboxypeptidase regulatory-like domain-containing protein, whose amino-acid sequence MKQWRWYSKLVIAALVCLCSSQFVRASEYFGKVTYGGLPVPGATVTAAQGTTTISITSDEGGVFRFDDLPDGQWKIQIRMFCFESLEADVTIAPKMPAAKFELKLLPADQLKALATAPPPQPAAPKPALQVAEKKPENGAGQAPQEMPKPPEDANQQSSDGFLVNGSVNNAATSQFSLNQAFGNRRFNTKSLYNGGFGLILDNSALDARQYSLSGFSTPKPVYDRITAGFTIGGPLKIAHLLPRGPNFFVGYQWTRNHTAQTDSALVPTLDERAGIINGTTFPVSPQADALLQLYPLPNITGNPSYNFQIPVLNSSHQDSLQSRLDKTIGRRDQLYGNFNFQSTRADGVNLFRFVDTTDILGFNTNVNWSHRLNQHLFLYAGYHFSRLRTLVRPEFANKQNISGAAGIGGNDQTPANWGPPALSFSSGIAALSDGQSTFNRNRTDGYSASIGMYRGHHNITIGGDFRKQQYNDYFQQDPRGSFTFTGAATGSDFADFITGVPDASSIAFGNADKYFREPVYDAYATDDWRVLPILTINAGMRWEYGAPITELKDRLVNLDVSSGFAQAAPVLASNPVGSVTGQTYPSSLVRPDRLGIEPRIGLSWRPIPASTIVIRAGYGVYDDTSVYLSPMLQLAQQAPLSKSVKEQNTPACPLTLANGFTQCGTTTADNFAIDPNFRVGYAQTWQVSIQRDLPSALQMTATYLGVKGTHGVQQFLPNSYPLGAANPCPGCPAGFVYETSGGNSTRQSGQLQLRRRLRAGFAASLLYTYSKSIDDDATLGGQGHQSTASQTDFSAGSSAITSSNAQIAQDWLDLKAERSLSSFDQRHLLNLQAQYTTGQGLEGGTLLGGWRGKLLKEWTILAQLNVGTGLPETPVIPVAVPGTGWIGSLRPSLSGAPIYSGQNGAHINPAAYTIPVPGAWGTAGRNSITGPSQFSLDSGMQRTFRPSKHFFLDARIDATNLLNHAVFSSWVTTLESAQFGLPQSAEPMRSLQATMRVRF is encoded by the coding sequence ATGAAGCAGTGGCGCTGGTACTCAAAATTAGTCATTGCCGCGCTTGTCTGCCTCTGTAGCTCACAATTTGTCCGCGCCTCTGAATACTTCGGCAAGGTCACCTATGGCGGTCTCCCCGTCCCCGGCGCCACTGTAACCGCCGCACAGGGTACAACGACGATCAGCATAACCTCCGACGAAGGGGGCGTTTTCCGTTTCGACGACCTTCCCGACGGACAGTGGAAGATCCAAATCAGAATGTTTTGCTTCGAAAGTCTCGAAGCCGATGTGACGATTGCGCCCAAAATGCCTGCAGCAAAATTTGAACTCAAGCTTCTGCCTGCAGATCAGTTGAAAGCGCTGGCAACCGCGCCTCCGCCTCAGCCCGCGGCACCGAAGCCTGCTCTGCAGGTCGCAGAAAAAAAACCTGAGAACGGCGCAGGGCAGGCACCGCAAGAGATGCCGAAACCTCCCGAAGACGCAAATCAGCAAAGCTCCGATGGCTTCCTGGTCAATGGCAGCGTCAATAACGCCGCAACTTCGCAGTTCTCGTTGAATCAGGCCTTCGGCAATCGTCGCTTCAATACCAAGAGCCTGTACAACGGCGGCTTCGGACTCATTCTCGATAACTCGGCGCTCGATGCGCGCCAGTATTCGCTCAGCGGATTTTCAACGCCTAAGCCGGTCTACGATCGCATCACCGCAGGGTTTACGATCGGTGGTCCGCTGAAGATTGCGCATCTGCTCCCGCGCGGACCAAACTTCTTTGTCGGCTACCAGTGGACCCGCAACCACACCGCGCAAACCGACTCCGCACTGGTTCCCACTCTTGACGAACGTGCCGGCATCATCAATGGCACAACGTTTCCGGTCAGTCCGCAGGCCGACGCGCTGCTACAGCTATATCCGCTGCCTAACATTACCGGCAATCCCTCTTACAATTTCCAGATCCCCGTGCTGAACAGCAGTCATCAGGACAGCTTACAATCCCGTCTCGACAAGACAATCGGTCGCCGCGATCAACTCTACGGCAACTTCAATTTCCAAAGCACGCGTGCCGATGGCGTCAATCTCTTTCGCTTCGTCGACACCACAGATATTTTGGGATTCAACACCAACGTCAACTGGTCGCACCGTTTAAATCAGCATCTCTTCCTTTACGCGGGATATCATTTCAGTCGTCTGCGCACACTGGTGCGACCAGAATTTGCAAACAAGCAGAACATCTCGGGTGCGGCCGGAATTGGCGGCAACGATCAGACACCCGCAAACTGGGGTCCGCCAGCACTCAGCTTCTCGAGTGGGATCGCGGCTCTTTCCGACGGGCAGAGTACCTTCAATCGCAATCGCACCGACGGATACTCCGCCTCGATCGGAATGTATCGTGGTCATCACAACATCACCATTGGCGGCGATTTCCGCAAGCAGCAATACAATGACTATTTTCAGCAGGACCCGCGCGGCAGCTTCACCTTCACGGGTGCGGCGACTGGATCAGATTTCGCGGACTTTATCACCGGGGTTCCCGATGCCAGTTCCATCGCATTCGGCAATGCAGATAAGTACTTTCGTGAGCCGGTCTACGATGCATACGCCACTGACGACTGGCGCGTCCTGCCGATTCTCACCATCAACGCCGGGATGCGCTGGGAATACGGTGCGCCGATAACGGAATTGAAGGATCGCCTCGTGAATCTGGATGTCTCATCAGGATTCGCGCAGGCCGCACCGGTGCTGGCTTCGAATCCGGTCGGATCCGTGACCGGGCAGACGTATCCAAGCTCGCTTGTGCGCCCAGATCGGCTTGGCATTGAGCCGCGTATCGGTCTTTCCTGGCGTCCCATTCCTGCATCGACAATCGTCATCCGCGCGGGATATGGCGTCTATGACGACACTTCTGTTTATCTGTCGCCCATGCTTCAACTCGCGCAACAAGCGCCACTCTCAAAGAGTGTTAAAGAGCAGAACACCCCGGCGTGTCCGCTGACTCTCGCCAATGGGTTCACCCAGTGCGGCACAACCACAGCCGATAATTTCGCCATCGATCCCAACTTCCGCGTTGGTTATGCGCAGACCTGGCAGGTTTCCATCCAACGCGACTTACCCTCGGCGCTGCAGATGACAGCAACTTATCTCGGCGTCAAAGGCACCCACGGCGTCCAGCAGTTTTTGCCCAATAGCTATCCGCTCGGCGCCGCCAATCCGTGCCCCGGCTGCCCCGCGGGATTCGTCTACGAAACCTCCGGCGGTAATTCCACGCGCCAATCCGGTCAACTGCAGTTGCGTCGCAGGCTGCGCGCCGGCTTTGCCGCATCGCTGCTCTACACCTATTCGAAATCGATTGATGACGACGCAACCCTCGGCGGGCAGGGACACCAATCCACTGCTTCCCAAACCGATTTCTCCGCCGGCTCCTCGGCGATAACGTCTTCAAACGCGCAGATCGCACAGGACTGGCTCGACCTCAAAGCCGAACGCTCTCTCTCTTCCTTCGATCAGCGGCATCTCCTGAATTTGCAGGCTCAATACACCACTGGTCAGGGACTCGAAGGCGGAACGCTGCTCGGCGGCTGGCGAGGCAAACTGCTAAAGGAATGGACGATCCTTGCCCAGCTGAATGTTGGTACCGGCCTGCCCGAGACGCCGGTGATTCCCGTCGCGGTTCCAGGCACAGGTTGGATCGGATCGCTGCGTCCAAGTCTGTCTGGCGCGCCAATCTATAGCGGCCAGAATGGCGCGCACATCAATCCCGCTGCCTACACGATTCCTGTACCCGGCGCGTGGGGCACCGCAGGCAGAAACTCCATCACAGGTCCGAGTCAATTTAGTCTCGACAGCGGTATGCAGCGCACGTTTCGTCCGAGCAAACACTTCTTTCTCGACGCGCGCATCGACGCCACCAACTTGCTGAATCATGCAGTCTTCAGTAGTTGGGTCACAACGCTTGAGAGCGCACAGTTTGGTTTGCCGCAGTCGGCTGAGCCCATGCGTAGTCTGCAAGCCACCATGCGAGTGAGGTTCTAA